GAAATCCTGGTGCTGGGGGCTGCCAAAAGCGGTGTTGCGGCAGCACTGCTGTTGCATCAACACGGCGCCATCGTGACAGTGAATGATAGCAAGCCAAGGGATGCGATTGCACATGATGTGGAATGTCTGGAGGAAAAAGGGATTCGTGTCGTGACCGGTTCCCATCCGGAAGGGATTGTTCATAAGGATCTATACTGTATCGTCAAAAACCCGGGTATTCCCTATTCTGCAGCGCCGATCGCAGCAGCGCAAAAACTTTCGATACCGGTCTATACGGAAGTGGAGATTGCATATCAATATGCACAATCTCCATTTATCGGCATAACGGGGAGCAATGGGAAAACGACGACGACGACACTGGTAGGCGAGATGTTGGCATCTGCTCATGTGCCGAATGTGGTTGCAGGCAATATCGGAACAGCTCTTTCCACAATCGTCGGGGAAACAAAACCGAAGGAATGGATTGTCGCCGAATTAAGCAGTTTTCAATTGCTGGGAATTGAAACGTTTCGCCCGAAGATTGCGGCGATTTTAAATATATACCAGGCGCATCTGGATTATCATGGAGATCTGGCCTCGTATCGGGCCGCCAAAAGTCGTTTGTTGATGAACCAGACAGACGATGACTTTGCCGTGCTGAATTATGACAATGCGGCTGCGTGGGAATTAAACAGCGCGACAAAAGCCCGCGTGATTCCTTTCAGCAGGACGCAGCGTCTGGCGCAGGGCGTGTTTGTGCAGGAGGGATCTATACATATCCGCATCGGCGACAAGGATGCGGACGTTTGCAATGTGTCGGAACTGGCCCTGCCTGGAGAACACAATCTGGAAAATATTCTCGCTGCGACTGCCATCGCATTCCTTGCAGGCGCCGGCATCGAGGCGATTCGCGCCGTGCTTTTGACGTTCCGCGGCGTCGAACACCGGCTGGAATATGTAAAGACAGTCAATCAGGTGCAATATTTTAACGATTCCAAAGCGACCAACAGCGATGCGGCCATGCGCGCCATCGGTTCGTTTGCGCAGCCGGTCGTGTTAATCGCCGGCGGACTGGACCGCGGCGATGATTTTCGCAAGCTGGAAGAAGTGTTGGCGCGGCATGTGAAAGCTGTCGTGCTGCTGGGACAATCCCGTTTTGCCTTTGCGGAAGCGGCCAAACGCGCCCATGTCAAAGAGATCGAACTTGTGGACGGTTTGGCGGAAGCGGTCGAAAAGGCGGCACAGATGGCGGCGCCGGGGGATGTTGTGCTGTTGTCGCCCGCTTGCGCTTCATGGGATATGTTTCAATCTTTTGAAGAGCGGGGGAGCATGTTTAAACATTTCGTGCATACATTATAGCGATTAGAGGACAAGGGATATGGAGGTGGGGTATTGTTGCAGCACAATACCAAAAATTCAGTTCCGGACTTATGGATCGCTATAACGACGCTTCTGTTATTGATCGTCGGCATCGTCATCGTTTATAGTGCGAGTGCCGTAATGGCCGCTCAGAAGTATGGAGACGCTTTTTATTATGTAAAACGGCAGTTGATTTTTGCCGGTCTTGGCGTTGTGATGATGTTTGTCATGTTGCGTTTTGAATACCGGAAGCTGGAACAATATGCAAAGCCGATGCTGCTTTTGTGCGTGTTGTTTTTGATTGCCGTGTTGATCCCGGGAGTCGGACAAATCCGCAACGGTTCCAGGGCGTGGCTGGGCATCGGTTCCTTCGGGATTCAACCGTCCGAATTTGCAAAGTTGGGAATGATTTTATTTTTTTCGTACTATTTGGCTCGGCATCAGCATAGAATTCAATCGTTTCGCACAGGACTTTTGCCGCCCCTTTTTTTGATTGTGGCATTTGTCGGATTGATCATGCTGGAGCCGGATCTCGGCCAAAGCGCCGTGTTGGTCGGCACAGGACTGTTGCTGGTGTTCGCGGCAGGCGCCCGCGTCAAGCACTTGCTTTCACTTGCGAGTCTTGGAATTCCCGTGTTTGTGGCTTTGATCATCGTTGCGCCCTATCGCTTGAAGCGCATCATATCCTTTCTTGATCCCTGGAAATATCCATTAGGGGAAGGGTATCATATCATCCAATCGTTTTTTGCCATCGGTCCAGGCGGCTTGCTGGGACTGGGGCTTGGACACAGCAGGCAAAAATTTTTTTATCTGCCGGAACCACAGACCGATTTTGTATTTTCCATATTGGCGGAAGAACTTGGGTTTATCGGTGCAGTAACTGTCCTTTTATTGTTCCTGGTGCTGATCTGGCGGGGGATTCGCACGGCCATCACCGCTCCCGATGCATTCGGCACATTGCTGGCGACAGGCATAACAGGTATGATAGCTGTACAAGTCGTAATCAATATCAGCGTTGTGACAGGATCGATGCCTGTGACGGGAATTACTTTGCCTTTAATCAGCGCCGGCGGGTCGTCATTGACGTTGATGCTGACGGGAATTGGGATTTTATTGAATATTTCAAGGTATTCCAAATAGATCGACGTTTCATCAAATAGTTCAACCTTTCACAAGGAAGAAAGGGGAATGCACATGCGTGTGATTGTAACAGGCGGGGGTACGGGAGGACATATTTTCCCGGCCCTCGCTTTGGCACGTCATATAAAAGAAATGGAGCCAGACTCCGAATTTTTATACATTGGCACAGAGAAAGGGCTGGAGCATGATATCGTTCCGAAAGCGGGTCTTCCGTTTCAGACAATCGAAGTCATGGGTTTGAAACGGAAATTGGGAATCGATACGATTCGGACATTTATCGTTCTGCGCCGCGGATTAAGTCAGGCAAAACGCTTGCTGCGAGAGTTCAAGCCGGATGTAGTGATCGGTACGGGCGGCTATGTGTGCGCGCCGGTCGTGTATACGGCAGCAAAGATGAAAATCCCTACTGTCATACATGAACAGAATGCCATCCCTGGTTTGACCAATAAAATGTTGGCGCGCTATGCCAGTGTTGTTGCCGTTTCTTTCCCGGATTCGGAAAAATATTTCAAGCGTGCCAAGCGTGTGGTTATTAGCGGCAATCCGCGAGCCAGCGAATTTCGGCGGCTGCCGGCGGATGTTGCAAAAGAATCCTTGTCGGCGCTTCATCTGCAATCCGATAAGAAGACAGTCTTGGTGGTCGGAGGTTCCAGAGGGGCCAGGCCCATAAATGAAGCAGTCATCAGCATGCTGCAAAAGATTGAGAAAGAGAAAAAGTTTCAACTGCTGTATGTCACAGGCCAAGTGCATTATGAACAAATCAAAGAGGCATGTCGTCAAGCGGGGATCGGCGATTCGGATTGGATTTCCATTCAACCTTTTTTATACGATATGCCGAAAGTATTGTCTGCCGTCGATGTGATCGTCGGCAGGGCAGGCGCCACGTCGCTTGCGGAAATTACATCCATTGGCGTCCCGAGCATTTTAATTCCTTCGCCTTATGTAGCGAATAACCATCAGTTTTTTAATGCCAATTGGCTCGTCGAACACGGGGCGGCGCTTTTGATTCCGGAAGCCGAACTGAACGGAGAGCGGCTGTATCAAGAAATCTGCAAGATTGTCGGTTCCGCTGCAGTTGCCGGGAAAATGGCTGACCAGAGCCGGGATCTTGGCTATCCGCATGCGGCAGAGATTTTATATACGACGATTCAACAAATCATCAAGGGCTAGGCGCATTAGGTTGGGCGTTTGTCACCGATTTCCCCGGTATGCCATATGATGGGTATACAAGGCGTGGAAACAAGAGACATAAGAAAGTATTGTGAGAAAGTTTGGAGGTACGTTACATCATGTATACGGAAAAAATCCCACAACTGTTGGAAGCCTGTGATGTCGGTGAAGTGTTCTATCAGGAACCGCTGGCTCGCCATACAACATGGCGGATTGGCGGGCCGGCAGATGTTCTGGTCATTCCCAAAACCATCACGCACATCCGGCAGATCATGCGAATCGTCAATGCTCACCGGATTCCGGTTTTTTTTCTCGGCCGTGGATCCAATCTTTTGGTTCGCGATGGAGGAATCCGTGGTGTAGTAGTCAAACTTTCCGATACTTTGACTCATATTTCGATCGAACCGGGCCATCAGTTGCTCGTGGAAGCTGGTCGATCCTTTGTTTCCGCCGCTAATTTCGCGATTCGCAATGGATTGAGTGGGCTCGAGTTTGCGACAGGAATTCCCGGAGCGGTTGGCGGTGCAGTGATGATGAATGCCGGGGCGCATGGCGGAGAAGTCAAGGATGTATTGGTTTCTGCCGATGTCATCGATGAGGCGGGACAAATACGTACGATGACAAATCGGGATTTTCAGTTTGCCTACAGGTATAGTTGTTTGAAAGACCATCCGTTGCCGGTTGTCCGCGCGTTGTTTCAATTGCGGCCGGGAGACGCGGAAGAAATGAAACAACGCGTGAAGCAATGGAGCAAAAAGCGCCAGTCCTCACAACCTTTGTCGATGCCGAATTGCGGCAGTGTATTTCGCAATCCGGAAGGCACATATGCGGGAAAGTTGATTGAAGATTCGGGCTTGAAAGGAACTTGTATCGGAACTGCTCAAATTTCGGAACTGCATGCAAACTTTATCGTCAACCGTGGTGGTGCGAAGGCATCCGATGTGATTCGCCTGATTGAACTTGTACAGGCGACAATTCTTCGTAACTATGGCATTACACTCATTCCGGAAGTGCGCATCGTGGGAGAAGATTAGACTCCTGGGGGTGACACGGTGGATACGCTGGCAATTGAAGGAGGCAAGTTATTACAAGGAACCGTACGTGTACATGGAGCAAAGAATGCTGCGTTGCCCATTATGGCCGCTACACTGTTGGCAGATGGCGAATGTATACTGGAAGATGTTCCAGATTTGAAAGATATCGATGTGATGATGGAAATCCTTTCGAGTTTAGGTGCGGTGACCACACGTTCTGACGCAATAGTAACTGTCGATGCTACGACCATTCACCAACATCTGGTGCAAGATGAAATGATGCGGAAAATGCGGTCATCCATTTTTTTAATGGGACCACTATTGTCAAAATTTGGTCAAGTGCGCATTTCCAAACCAGGCGGTTGCACAATTGGGACGCGGCCGATTGATTTCCACTTAAAAGGAATGAAGGCACTCGGCGCTGAAATTATCGAAGCAAATGGTTATGTCGAGTGCCGGGCAAAACGGCTGCAGGGGAACCATATCTATCTTGATTATCCTTCCGTGGGTGCAACGGAAAATCTGATGATGGCTGCCGCATTGGCAGAAGGCACGACCATCATCGGCAATGCAGCACGAGAGCCGGAGATTGTGGATTTGGCGAATTTCCTTCGTTCCATGGGTGCTTCGATTTCCGGTGCCGGCGAAGACACAATCGTGATTGAAGGCGTCGATACACTGCAGCCGGTGAATTATCGGATTATCCCGGATCGCATTGTCGCTGGTACGCTTGTATTGGCGGTAGCTGCAACAGGCGGCGATGTAGAGCTGCAAAATGTCCGACCGCAGCATTTGGGTGTAGTCTTGACAAAATTGCGGGAAGCAGGTGTGGAAATTCGTACCTATATGGATCGGATTCTGATTCGCAGACGCCGTCCCCTGACAGCGATTGACCGGATCCAGACAGCTCCATATCCAGGTTTTCCGACCGATCTGCAAGCGCCCTTTATGGCTGTATTGACATTAGCCAAAGGTACAAGTGTGATTTCCGAGACGGTTTTTGAGGAACGGTTTAAGCATGTGAGCGAATTGCAACGAATGGGTGCCAATATTAAAGTCGATTTGCGAACTGCGTTTGTACAAGGCGTTTCCAAGTTGACGGGAGCATCCGTGGCGGCGACTGATTTGCGGGCGGGAGCGGCGTTGGTGATTGCGGGCTTGGCTGCGGAAGGAACGACGATTGTTGAACAAGTGCACCATATTGATCGCGGATATCAACAAATCGAACAGGTATTGCAATCGTTGGGTGCATCGATTCAACGGACATATCGCAAATGGTAATGCAACAAAATCACGGGATCATGAACAAAGAGCCCTTCGAATGAAGAAGGGTTTTTTGATGCATACACAGAAAGTATTTAAATGGACTATGCTCTGTATTATTTTGTTAGATTTCAAAATGAATGCACACATGGTATAATACGAACGCCTATCCTCATGTTTTGTTACGGACACATGATAAAAATAACCACTGGTCCTTGGCGCCTTTCAATACAAATATACAAACCCTTTGTTTGCATGCATTCATGGATATCGTTTGTTTTTATACGCCAGACTGCTTGCTTGTACTGATTACTTGCTTGTGCGTTCTTTCCATTATATAGTAAAACACCGGATTGGATGACATCATTGCTTAAATGGAGGAGAATGAGTTTCATGCAACTACACTCGCAGATCGGTTCCTATCAACAACCGAAGAAACAACCGAATCGTCCGAACCGAAAAGCCCTGATTTTTGTCGTGCTCTTTTTTATATGTGCAGCAGCTGCTATTTTTGTTGAATCACCTTTGTCAAAAGTACGTACGATTCAAGTCATCGGTGCAAAGCAAGTCCCAGCCGATCAAATTCTTCAGTGGTCGCAAGTGCAAAAAGGCGAAAGCATATGGAAAGTGCATGCTGCGGAGATTCAGGCGCAAATAAAGAAGCATCTTCCATTAATTCAAAGAGTGGATGTTGCAACGCATTATCTTACAGGTCGAGTGGATATCGCAGTTGCTGAAAAATCGATTGCGGCAGTCTATATCAGCAATGCGAAAATGTATCAGATATTGAACGATGGAACGGTCTTTGCAGAGATTCCACTCGGCAGTGCAGCGGATAAGCCGATCATCAGCGAAGATAAGATGGAACAGGTAAAAGTAGGGCAAAAGCTGGCAAATTCCCAATTGGCCGTCATTTGCAGCCAGGTGGGAAATGTAGCGCCTTTCGTATCGGAGCAAATCTCGGAAATACACGTGAATGCAGACAATACATGGACAGTCTTTATGAAAGACGGCAATGAAATCGAATTGCCAAGCGGAACACTGGAAACAAATATGAAGCTGTATCCGGACATTCAAAAAAGTATTGCCGATAAAAAACTTCCGCCGGGCATGATCCATGTGTATGCAGGCAAGCTGGTATATTCACCATTTCAAACAAACGGGAAAGGAAATTAGGATATGAATGTACAAAATCGGCTCATTGTTTCGTTGACGTTTATTTCCGTGATTCTCGGAACCATGGTCGCTTTGCAATATCGAACCATACATAATTCGCCTGCCCGTACGTTTCTCGAGCAGATGGACGGCAATACCAAGCAATTGCAAGCGGAATTGAATGCATTGCATCAATTTAACAGCAAACAGGAAAAGCACTTGAATTCACTCAATCAGCAGTTGTCGCAATATGAAAAGCAGACGGCGGAAGGCTCGAGCGCGATGAAAACCATTCAGAACGAATTAAATGAGGCGAAAATCTTGTCCGGATCGATCCCGGTACACGGGCCGGGAATCATTCTCACGATTAACGACAGTCAAAAAGCGCCGGAAAAAGGAGCAAATATCGAACTGTCACTTACACATGATTGGGATGTCCGCAGTGTGATAAACGAATTGTTTACAGCAGGTGCGGAGGCAATCTCTGTAAATGGTGTGCGAATTGTCAGCACATCAGGCGTATTTTGCATTGGACCGGTGATTAAGGTGAACGACGTACGTCTCGTTCCGCCGTTTGATATCGATGCGATCGGGAATCCCAATACTTTGGCTACCGCCCTTAATATTCGCGGTGGAATTCTCGATTATCTGCGCAGCCGCGGCCTGGAAATTACGGCTCCCAAACAGGAACAAGACATTCATATCAAAGCATTTACAGCAGGACCCGTCGACAACGGTTCATCTGGCAATGGGTCATAAGGAGGAGTTGCTCGATGGATCGCCAGAAACGCTTGTTTCGGCTCAGTTTGTTTGGTATTAGTGTATTGCTCGGAGTGATGCTGACCATCCAGTACTCGGTCGCGCATCGTCCGAAACAAACCATTACCCAGGATTACCTGTCTTTGAAAACACAAGTGCAAGTGGAACTGGAAAAACAAAAAAGGATTGAAGAATCCATCCAAAAAACACAGCAACAATTGGATGAATTTAAACGGTCAAAAGGCAATACGGCGCAGATGAAGACTGTGATGGAAAATGAATTGTCCAAATCGAGGCAGGAAGCAGGTTTGACGCCCGTATCCGGCTCGGGCTTACGAATCATTATTTCGGATCAGCCTTCGTTTCAAGTCGGACATCCTGCGACGATTGCCGTTTTCAATGCACAGGCATTGGAAATGATCATCAATTATCTTTTCAGCAACGGCGCACAGGCGATTGCAATCAATCATCAACGGCTTGTGACTACATCGTCCATTCGACAAGTCGGCGGCATTACAGATACGGTAGGTTCCATTCAGGTCAATGCGGTTCCGATTGCCGCCCCTTATGAGATCGATGCGATTGGTAATATTACACAAATGGAAGCCGTTCTTACCGTCAATAAAGTAGTGGAAGATTTGGCGCTCATGGGGAAAGTTGCGACAATCTATCAGGAGACCAAGAAAGACGGTATTACGCTTCCTGCCTATAACGGTTTGTTGCCAGGGCGATATGCAAAACAGGAGGATGCAAAAAAATGATCTGGATACCTTTGCTAGGGTTAGTAGTGGGTGTGGCGATTGGATTGGGTGTGAATGTATCCATTCCCACACAATACAGCAGTTATTTGTCGATTGCTGTTTTGGCGGCTTTGGATACTGTTTTTGGCGGGATCCGGGCAGGTCTCGAGCGGCATTTCGACAATAAAGTATTTATCTCCGGCTTTTTTTCGAATACGCTGTTGGCGGCTTTCTTGGCGTTCATCGGAGAACAACTGGGTGTTGACTTGTATTTGGCGGCCGTATTTGCTTTTGGCGTTCGCCTATTTCAAAATATTGCCGTGATTCGCAGAGTTTTGCTAGGAAAACGAAAATCAACTGTGGAATAATAGATTGTATGGTAATATTTTTCATAGAAAAAATTTGCGATAAAAAAGGGAATTCTCAATATGCGTTGAATTTATTCCGTTACAGGTATGTTTTCAGGCAAGGAGGTGCCATAGTTTGAACAAAGGAGATCTCATCGTCAGTCTGGATATCGGAACTTCGAAAGTTCGTGTCATCATTGGGGAATTGAACGGTTCCAGCATCAACATTATCGGTGTCGGATCCGCTGACGGTGACGGTATACGCAAAGGAGCAATTGTTGATATAGATAAAACGGTACAATCCATACGGGAAGCGATTGATCTGGCAGAACGAATGGTAGGAATTCAGATCAATTCCGCATACATAGGAATTGCTGGCAATCATATCGCATTGCAGAGCAGTCATGGCGTTGTGGCGGTTTCCTCACCGGATCGGGAAATCGGCGAAGAAGATATTTCGCGGGTGATACAGGCAGCCCGTGTCATGGCATTGCCGCCGGAACGGGAAATTATCGACGTTGTTCCCAAAGGATTTGTGGTGGATGGGTTAGGTGAAATTACAGATCCGCGGGGCATGATCGGCGTGCGGCTGGAAGTCGAAGCGCATATTTTGACAGGTTCCAAAACAATCATTCATAATTTGGTTCGCTGTGTGGAGCGTGCCGGCATCCAGATTGCAGGGCTTGTCTTTTTGCCCCTTGCTGCCAGTACGATCGCTCTTTCCCACGATGAATGCAAGCTTGGAGTCGCACTGATTGACATGGGTGCCGGTTCGACGAGCGTGTCGATATTCGAAAAAGGAATCTTGACAGCTACATCCGTTTTGCCGATTGGCGGCGACCATATTACAAATGATATTGCGATCGGATTTCGAACGCAAACCGAAATCGCCGAACAGATCAAAATCAAATACGGATGTGCGCTGGTTGGATTGGCTTCTGAAGATGAAAAATTTAAAATTCCCCGAATTGGCAGCCAAGCAGATAAGGAATATACGCAAGCGGATTTGGCCAACGTGATTGAACCGCGTTTGCAAGAAATTTTCGGCCTGATCCGAAGGGAAGTGGAACGCCTCGGATTCGCGAAGGATATTCCCGGCGGCTATGTTTTGTGCGGCGGTGTAGCGAGTCTGAACTCCGCTGACAAGCTGGCCGAGTTTGAGCTTGCTGCACCTGTAAGGATCGCGGTACCGGAATTTCTTGGCGTTCGGGATGCATCTTTTGTCAACGGTGTAGGTATCATTCGCTATGCAAGCCAACACTATATTCGAACGGTTATGGCATCTGGAAATACGAAAATGAAAACAAAAGTGAAGCAAAGCAATGGAATCATGGATAAAGTAAAAAATTGGTTTTCTGAATTTATTTAATTTATCCTTACAAAATTCCTAGAAACAGGTAAAATGAAGATAGCTTTCTTTGACTGCTAGTGCGTGTTCAAAAATTGGTTAAGTAAGGACTGCTTTTTGAACATCCTCTAATAGAGTCGAAACGAGTGTGGTTGCAGACGTGATGGCATACGAGGAGGACAATTTGGATGTTAGAGTTTGACATGGATATTGAAGCCATGGCCCAAATTAAAGTCATCGGAGTAGGCGGCGGCGGTTGTAACGCCGTAAACCGAATGATTGAAGCTGGGATCAAAGGTGTAGATTTTATTACTGTGAATACAGATGCCCAAGCATTACATATGTCAAAAGCGGAGATACGGTTGCAAATCGGTGAAAAGCTGACACGCGGACTTGGTGCAGGAGCGAATCCGGATATCGGCAAAAAAGCTGCGGAAGAATCCAGGGAAGCGATCATGAATGCCTTGAAAGGCGCGGATATGGTATTCGTAACGGCTGGCATGGGTGGAGGCACCGGAACGGGAGCAGCCCCGGTCATTGCCGAAATCGCCAAAGAATTAGGGTCTTTAACAGTCGGCGTCGTAACAAAACCCTTCACGTTTGAGGGCCGCCGCCGCCAAACGCAAGCGGAGACGGGGATTTCGAGCCTGAAAGAGAAAGTGGATACGCTCATCGTCATTCCCAATGATCGGCTGTTGGAAATCGTTGATCGCAATACGCCGATGCTTGAAGCGTTTCGCGAAGCGGACAACGTATTGCGCCAAGGCGTATCCGGCATTTCTGACCTAATCGCCGTACCCGGTCTGATCAACGTCGACTTTGCCGATGTCAAAACCATTATGACGGAACGAGGTTCCGCATTGATGGGGATCGGGATTGCTTCCGGTGAAAATCGGGCGGCTGAAGCAGCAAAGAAAGCCATTTGTTCGCCATTGCTTGAGACGAGCATCGATGGAGCGCACGGTGTGTTGATGCATATTGCCGGGGGCAGCAATTTAAGCTTGTTTGAAGTAAATGAGGCAGCCGATATCGTATCTTCTGCTGCCGATCCTGAGGTGAATATGATTTTCGGCGCCGTCATCAACCAGGATTTAAAAGATGAAATTATTGTAACGGTGATTGCGACAGGATTTGAACACAAACAGCAGGCGCCGCAAGCAAAGCCTTTGTCAAAGCTCGGACCATTCCAAACAAACAATCTTCCGACAGGAGATAATCTGGATATCCCTGCTTTCTTGCGCCGCAATAAAAACAATTTCTAAAACGCCCCATACACAGCAAACATGGTAGAATGTACACTACCATGTTTTTTATTTCTTTTATTCCCCCTGCAAGATTGTCGAATCTTTTTTCTATGTATCCGTCAAGTTCTGACAACCTTCGTAATAGAAATATACTATACTATGGACATTCCCTTGAACGGACTAGAATGTAGAATGACCCAAAAATTCATGTCTATGTAGGTGTTCCAGTCATGGTTGTATATTTGGACCTCGTGTTTCTAGTCAATTTTATTCTCGATCTGTTTTTAATTTGGATGACGGGGATCGTTTTGCGGCAACGCTTGCGACTGTGGCGGGGCATCGTCTCGGCGATCATTGGGACGGCTTACACATTCGTCATTTTTTTTCCGCAGATGCACGTTTTCATGTCAATTTCAGCTAAATTTTTGCTTTCCGTTGTCATGATTGTGTGCGCATTTGGTTGGTATGGACCCCTCGAATGTTTAAAGCGATTGCTGTCTTTTTATCTTGTATCGTGCATGTTGGGCGGTGCGGCATATGCCATCGCTTTTCTTGTAGGCACGCAGGAGACAGCAAAAGCAGGGCTCGTATTTCTGTCTGGATCCCATGTTTTGACGGCCAATATCATCATGGTTGCATTGATTATCGCACCCGTGTTTGTATGGTTATGTTGGAAAAAGGTTTGGGTGTATATGCAGCAGATTCGCCGCCAGGAAGGGGAGCTTTGGAGCGTTCAGATTTCGGTTTGCGGCAAAGAGATGACATGTACAGGCCTTTTGGATACGGGCAATGGACTCCTTGATCCGATCAGCAAACAACCGGTTACAGTCGTGACGTTGTCAGCTTTAAAACCGATTTTGCCTGAGGAACTCGTCAAACGTTTGGAAAGTGATTCCAGCAAGATCGTCCATGCCATTACGGAAATCGATTGGAATGAGGACTGGATGAGCCGATTTCGGATTATTCCGTTTCGTGCGATTGGTGTATCGTCAGGGATGATGGTGGCATTTCAACCGGATCGTGTAAAACTCTGGAGAGAGAATCAGCAGGAACGGGTGATCACTCGTGGATTGATTGGAATCAGTACACAAATGATGTCGAAAACAGAAACATTTTCTGCCATCGTGCATCCACTGTTACTGGCATAACTACCAACCTTTGAACCGGCAACGGGACATGAAAATCAAAACACGAATGGTTCGAGCAGGATAGTAGAGTCTATGGTATGTACTATCCTTTACATAGAAGAGTTCACATGGGATGGAAGGAGTAAATTGCATGAGACCGACACTTAAATTCCGCTTACAACTCCGAATCTTACTTGTACGTATTCTCCTGCTATTGGGTGAACGTCCGCATGAGATCCATTATGTCGGAGGAAGTGAAGCGCTTCCGCCGCCGTTAACGAGGGAAGAAGAAGAATATTTGCTGGACAAATTGCCTTCGGGCGATGAAGCGATTCGCTCGATTTTAATTGAGCGGAACCTTCGACTCGTCGTTTATATTGCCCGCAAATTTGAAAATACAGGCATACATATTGAAGATTTGGTATCTATTGGAACAATTGGATTGATCAAAGCGGTCAATACGTTCGATCCGGAGAAAAAAATCAAACTTGCGACATATGCGTCCCGCTGTATCGAAAATGAAATTTTGATGTATTTGCGGAGAAATAATAAGATTCGTTCCGAAGTCTCCTTTGACGAGCCCTTGAACGTCGATTG
Above is a window of Fodinisporobacter ferrooxydans DNA encoding:
- the murA gene encoding UDP-N-acetylglucosamine 1-carboxyvinyltransferase, producing MDTLAIEGGKLLQGTVRVHGAKNAALPIMAATLLADGECILEDVPDLKDIDVMMEILSSLGAVTTRSDAIVTVDATTIHQHLVQDEMMRKMRSSIFLMGPLLSKFGQVRISKPGGCTIGTRPIDFHLKGMKALGAEIIEANGYVECRAKRLQGNHIYLDYPSVGATENLMMAAALAEGTTIIGNAAREPEIVDLANFLRSMGASISGAGEDTIVIEGVDTLQPVNYRIIPDRIVAGTLVLAVAATGGDVELQNVRPQHLGVVLTKLREAGVEIRTYMDRILIRRRRPLTAIDRIQTAPYPGFPTDLQAPFMAVLTLAKGTSVISETVFEERFKHVSELQRMGANIKVDLRTAFVQGVSKLTGASVAATDLRAGAALVIAGLAAEGTTIVEQVHHIDRGYQQIEQVLQSLGASIQRTYRKW
- the murB gene encoding UDP-N-acetylmuramate dehydrogenase; this encodes MYTEKIPQLLEACDVGEVFYQEPLARHTTWRIGGPADVLVIPKTITHIRQIMRIVNAHRIPVFFLGRGSNLLVRDGGIRGVVVKLSDTLTHISIEPGHQLLVEAGRSFVSAANFAIRNGLSGLEFATGIPGAVGGAVMMNAGAHGGEVKDVLVSADVIDEAGQIRTMTNRDFQFAYRYSCLKDHPLPVVRALFQLRPGDAEEMKQRVKQWSKKRQSSQPLSMPNCGSVFRNPEGTYAGKLIEDSGLKGTCIGTAQISELHANFIVNRGGAKASDVIRLIELVQATILRNYGITLIPEVRIVGED
- the spoVE gene encoding stage V sporulation protein E, with protein sequence MLQHNTKNSVPDLWIAITTLLLLIVGIVIVYSASAVMAAQKYGDAFYYVKRQLIFAGLGVVMMFVMLRFEYRKLEQYAKPMLLLCVLFLIAVLIPGVGQIRNGSRAWLGIGSFGIQPSEFAKLGMILFFSYYLARHQHRIQSFRTGLLPPLFLIVAFVGLIMLEPDLGQSAVLVGTGLLLVFAAGARVKHLLSLASLGIPVFVALIIVAPYRLKRIISFLDPWKYPLGEGYHIIQSFFAIGPGGLLGLGLGHSRQKFFYLPEPQTDFVFSILAEELGFIGAVTVLLLFLVLIWRGIRTAITAPDAFGTLLATGITGMIAVQVVINISVVTGSMPVTGITLPLISAGGSSLTLMLTGIGILLNISRYSK
- a CDS encoding cell division protein FtsQ/DivIB codes for the protein MQLHSQIGSYQQPKKQPNRPNRKALIFVVLFFICAAAAIFVESPLSKVRTIQVIGAKQVPADQILQWSQVQKGESIWKVHAAEIQAQIKKHLPLIQRVDVATHYLTGRVDIAVAEKSIAAVYISNAKMYQILNDGTVFAEIPLGSAADKPIISEDKMEQVKVGQKLANSQLAVICSQVGNVAPFVSEQISEIHVNADNTWTVFMKDGNEIELPSGTLETNMKLYPDIQKSIADKKLPPGMIHVYAGKLVYSPFQTNGKGN
- the murD gene encoding UDP-N-acetylmuramoyl-L-alanine--D-glutamate ligase — translated: MQVNGKEILVLGAAKSGVAAALLLHQHGAIVTVNDSKPRDAIAHDVECLEEKGIRVVTGSHPEGIVHKDLYCIVKNPGIPYSAAPIAAAQKLSIPVYTEVEIAYQYAQSPFIGITGSNGKTTTTTLVGEMLASAHVPNVVAGNIGTALSTIVGETKPKEWIVAELSSFQLLGIETFRPKIAAILNIYQAHLDYHGDLASYRAAKSRLLMNQTDDDFAVLNYDNAAAWELNSATKARVIPFSRTQRLAQGVFVQEGSIHIRIGDKDADVCNVSELALPGEHNLENILAATAIAFLAGAGIEAIRAVLLTFRGVEHRLEYVKTVNQVQYFNDSKATNSDAAMRAIGSFAQPVVLIAGGLDRGDDFRKLEEVLARHVKAVVLLGQSRFAFAEAAKRAHVKEIELVDGLAEAVEKAAQMAAPGDVVLLSPACASWDMFQSFEERGSMFKHFVHTL
- the murG gene encoding undecaprenyldiphospho-muramoylpentapeptide beta-N-acetylglucosaminyltransferase, translating into MRVIVTGGGTGGHIFPALALARHIKEMEPDSEFLYIGTEKGLEHDIVPKAGLPFQTIEVMGLKRKLGIDTIRTFIVLRRGLSQAKRLLREFKPDVVIGTGGYVCAPVVYTAAKMKIPTVIHEQNAIPGLTNKMLARYASVVAVSFPDSEKYFKRAKRVVISGNPRASEFRRLPADVAKESLSALHLQSDKKTVLVVGGSRGARPINEAVISMLQKIEKEKKFQLLYVTGQVHYEQIKEACRQAGIGDSDWISIQPFLYDMPKVLSAVDVIVGRAGATSLAEITSIGVPSILIPSPYVANNHQFFNANWLVEHGAALLIPEAELNGERLYQEICKIVGSAAVAGKMADQSRDLGYPHAAEILYTTIQQIIKG